The following are from one region of the Methylophilus sp. DW102 genome:
- a CDS encoding ComF family protein, which translates to MKKFYNSLKFKQINTTHWLSQWLATTLPCPLCHQAPGARQPSATDEPISPPNGLCLDCQASLPWYESPRCPQCALPNTRGELCGICLQHAPAFDQTLTVFRYAYPLDRLLHQFKYHQQLPWGALLAQAWLSRLPVLTTSQQPPVLVAMPMHLNRIKQRGFNHALELAKHLQKQWQIPLRIDGCERLIDTPAQAAMDMKTRTRNLRGAFATSQRWQGQHVMIVDDVMTTGASMHALAKVFKQAGAAQVTALVLARTLKQD; encoded by the coding sequence GTGAAAAAATTTTACAACAGCTTAAAATTTAAACAAATCAACACCACTCACTGGTTGTCGCAGTGGCTGGCAACGACGCTGCCCTGCCCGCTGTGCCATCAAGCCCCAGGCGCTCGCCAACCTTCAGCGACTGACGAGCCAATCTCGCCTCCAAACGGACTTTGTTTAGACTGCCAGGCCAGCCTGCCCTGGTACGAATCGCCGCGTTGCCCACAATGTGCCTTGCCAAATACGCGAGGTGAGTTGTGCGGCATCTGCTTACAGCACGCCCCCGCCTTTGACCAGACGCTGACCGTTTTTCGCTATGCCTATCCGCTAGATCGACTCTTGCATCAATTTAAATACCACCAGCAATTGCCATGGGGGGCGCTATTGGCACAGGCCTGGCTATCCCGCCTGCCAGTGTTAACTACGAGCCAGCAGCCACCCGTTCTGGTGGCGATGCCCATGCACCTGAACCGCATCAAACAGCGTGGTTTTAATCATGCGCTTGAATTAGCCAAGCACTTGCAAAAGCAGTGGCAAATTCCGTTAAGGATAGACGGCTGTGAGCGATTGATAGACACCCCAGCGCAAGCAGCGATGGACATGAAAACAAGAACCCGCAATCTACGCGGTGCCTTTGCGACCTCGCAGCGATGGCAAGGTCAGCATGTGATGATCGTGGATGATGTGATGACGACAGGAGCCAGCATGCATGCGCTGGCAAAAGTTTTTAAACAGGCGGGAGCTGCACAGGTGACGGCGCTCGTGCTGGCACGCACCCTCAAACAGGACTAG
- a CDS encoding tetratricopeptide repeat protein: MSLINQVLQNVEARQGNTTDGWTGQVKPVLSAQTAPPGRWLNRLIGGGLLLATAGWVWMNSPMLMAYFYPQHVTAIPQAAPQAQGQKPRVETVLAPAAAEAGTVATWAPPQLTRSLFSAWQSEPAPTKPSARAVVAQVKPVANVAAPQVEGEFSMKTADTAAITVATIAPTLETHADQGQGKSDEKSAEKGMVNKHVRPEQEVNVLIQRAVDHEQKGRLNEALAMLRQALTIYPQSEDARQLLAAYLFESRQEAEAVSVLQAGIKQFPAQAGLPKSLARWQLAHGQAEAVLQTLKPVASALAQDAESQWMLAMAYQQTGQHAAALPHFERATLLRPGHAQWMVAYAISLQAVGQNAQALQHLQQAQSLPLSERLLEFVTQRIRQLGGSVQANAE; this comes from the coding sequence ATGAGCTTGATTAATCAGGTGTTACAAAACGTAGAGGCCCGTCAGGGCAACACCACTGATGGTTGGACCGGGCAGGTCAAGCCAGTGTTGTCTGCACAGACAGCACCGCCTGGCCGTTGGTTGAATCGCCTGATCGGCGGCGGGCTGCTGCTTGCGACAGCCGGATGGGTGTGGATGAATTCGCCCATGTTGATGGCGTATTTTTATCCGCAGCATGTGACTGCGATACCACAGGCCGCGCCGCAGGCTCAAGGCCAAAAACCACGCGTAGAGACTGTTTTAGCCCCGGCAGCCGCAGAGGCAGGCACGGTGGCGACTTGGGCGCCACCGCAGTTGACCAGGTCATTGTTCAGTGCCTGGCAGTCCGAACCTGCTCCTACAAAGCCCAGTGCGCGCGCTGTCGTTGCTCAAGTGAAGCCCGTGGCTAATGTTGCTGCACCACAAGTCGAGGGTGAGTTCAGCATGAAGACCGCGGATACGGCGGCAATCACTGTTGCCACCATCGCGCCTACGTTGGAGACACACGCGGACCAGGGCCAGGGCAAAAGTGATGAAAAGTCAGCCGAAAAAGGCATGGTCAATAAACATGTCAGACCTGAGCAGGAAGTGAATGTCTTGATCCAGCGTGCCGTCGATCATGAGCAAAAAGGTCGTTTGAACGAGGCGTTGGCAATGCTCAGGCAAGCGCTGACGATTTATCCGCAGTCTGAAGATGCACGCCAGCTGTTGGCCGCCTATTTGTTTGAGTCCCGGCAAGAGGCTGAGGCTGTCTCGGTCTTGCAGGCCGGCATCAAGCAGTTTCCGGCTCAAGCGGGTTTGCCAAAATCACTCGCCAGATGGCAGTTGGCACATGGTCAGGCAGAGGCGGTGTTACAAACATTAAAACCGGTGGCCAGTGCGCTGGCGCAAGATGCCGAATCGCAATGGATGCTGGCCATGGCTTATCAGCAAACCGGGCAGCATGCCGCTGCCTTGCCACATTTTGAACGCGCGACGCTGCTGCGGCCAGGGCATGCACAATGGATGGTGGCGTACGCCATTTCATTACAAGCCGTGGGCCAGAATGCGCAAGCCTTGCAGCACTTGCAACAGGCGCAAAGCCTGCCGTTAAGCGAGCGCTTGCTCGAATTTGTTACGCAGCGCATCCGTCAACTGGGTGGCAGCGTACAAGCCAATGCCGAATAA
- a CDS encoding AAA family ATPase: protein MYLQHFGLKEFPFSITPDTSFYYATRTLQEALNTLLIAIESGEGFVKITGEVGTGKTLLCRRLLKALEPGCQIAYLPNPYLDPHALLMTLATEFGVAFKPEFTHHDMIDALHRTLLTFAEKGTHVVVCLDEVQAMPLETLEALRLLSNLETEKRKLLQVVIFGQPELEERLNHSSIRQLRQRIGFEYHLKGLQWEELAFYLNHRMHVAGYQGGMVFSPASMRLLYRYANGIPRLLNILAHKALLSAFGRGQHRVTTEDVKAAILDTQASVKAQHRWLEHGFKWWLTLHATLAGFGR from the coding sequence ATGTACCTGCAGCATTTTGGCTTAAAAGAGTTTCCATTTTCGATCACGCCGGATACGAGCTTTTATTACGCCACACGCACGTTGCAAGAAGCGCTGAATACGCTATTGATTGCGATTGAGTCGGGTGAAGGCTTTGTCAAAATCACAGGTGAAGTTGGCACCGGTAAAACATTGCTCTGCCGGCGCCTGCTCAAAGCCTTGGAACCCGGTTGCCAGATTGCTTACCTCCCCAACCCCTATCTTGACCCGCACGCCTTACTGATGACGCTGGCCACCGAGTTTGGCGTCGCCTTCAAGCCTGAGTTTACCCACCATGACATGATAGATGCGCTGCATCGCACATTGCTGACCTTTGCTGAAAAAGGCACGCATGTGGTGGTCTGCCTTGATGAAGTGCAAGCCATGCCGCTGGAAACGCTGGAAGCCTTGCGCTTGCTGAGTAACCTCGAAACCGAAAAGCGCAAGTTGTTACAAGTGGTCATTTTTGGCCAGCCTGAGCTGGAAGAACGTCTCAACCATTCGTCTATTCGCCAACTGCGGCAGCGCATTGGCTTTGAATATCACCTCAAAGGCCTGCAATGGGAAGAATTAGCGTTTTATTTGAATCATCGCATGCATGTGGCTGGGTATCAGGGCGGCATGGTGTTTAGTCCGGCTAGCATGCGATTGCTATACCGGTATGCCAACGGCATTCCACGCTTGTTGAATATTCTGGCGCATAAAGCATTATTGTCTGCGTTTGGCCGTGGTCAGCACAGGGTTACAACCGAGGATGTGAAAGCGGCGATTCTTGATACACAAGCCAGTGTCAAAGCACAGCATCGTTGGCTGGAGCATGGGTTTAAATGGTGGTTGACGTTGCATGCCACCCTGGCCGGGTTTGGTCGTTAG
- the mshL gene encoding pilus (MSHA type) biogenesis protein MshL, with the protein MKTFVNTLGVMMIGAGLAGCTSNPFTPTNPSIQPKIQNELATSAAKAQAQVVPPPKEVTDELFEPLKIEPPKALAKRVEPRFDLVVNKAPASQVLMGIVSGSPYSIALSPELKGEITINLRDVTLFEALNALRDLYGYEYKMNGKQIFVEPQTLQTRVFQVNYITGARRGSSATRVTSGTASGSGAGGAAGVAGQAAAMNGAMGVGSGSTGTGTGNQAASGASNLQVYASDVSMRTNNDFWDEIAGSLSSLIGEENGRKVVINAQSGLIMVKAMPKEIRQVEKFLSLMQVTVDRQVILEAKIIKVQLNRNSQQGINWAAVRNIRGRDYTFGNVNGNTTLGETGTLTNGTLTSTVPGALSNSDPVSIGGSMFALAVQGKNFSALLNFLETQGNVEVLSSPRIATINNQKAVLKVGNDAFYVTNVRTNVTTTTGGAVVTPDIQLQPYFSGISLDVTPQIDKDDNIILHVHPFISEVTQVNRTVSLSSANGGTYTIPTASSNINETDSIVRTRDGSVIAIGGLMSESVDNTRTKVPGLGDVKFLGNLFRQKDQSSTKTELVILLKSTVVRSGDNWAQDMLDSQDRVEKLKSDNAF; encoded by the coding sequence ATGAAAACTTTTGTGAATACCTTGGGTGTGATGATGATAGGCGCCGGGTTGGCTGGATGCACCAGTAACCCGTTCACGCCGACCAATCCATCAATTCAGCCAAAAATACAAAACGAATTGGCGACCTCTGCGGCCAAGGCGCAAGCACAAGTGGTGCCGCCGCCTAAAGAAGTGACGGATGAGTTGTTTGAGCCACTTAAAATTGAGCCACCCAAAGCGCTGGCCAAACGTGTCGAGCCGCGTTTTGACCTTGTGGTTAACAAAGCCCCGGCTAGCCAGGTGCTGATGGGCATCGTCTCTGGCAGTCCTTACAGCATTGCCTTAAGCCCGGAGCTGAAAGGCGAGATTACGATTAACCTGCGCGATGTCACGCTGTTTGAAGCGCTCAATGCCTTGCGTGACTTGTATGGTTATGAGTACAAAATGAACGGCAAACAGATTTTTGTCGAGCCACAAACCCTGCAAACCCGGGTTTTCCAGGTTAATTACATTACAGGCGCTCGCAGAGGGTCTTCTGCCACCCGTGTCACGTCCGGGACGGCCAGCGGTTCGGGTGCGGGCGGTGCCGCAGGCGTGGCCGGGCAGGCCGCCGCCATGAACGGCGCCATGGGCGTTGGCTCTGGCTCAACCGGGACAGGCACAGGCAACCAGGCGGCCTCGGGCGCCTCCAACCTGCAAGTGTATGCTTCAGATGTGAGTATGCGTACCAATAATGACTTTTGGGACGAGATTGCAGGCTCATTGAGTAGCCTGATTGGCGAAGAAAACGGGCGCAAGGTAGTCATTAACGCGCAGTCTGGCCTGATCATGGTCAAAGCCATGCCCAAGGAAATCCGCCAGGTGGAGAAATTTCTGAGTCTGATGCAGGTGACCGTGGATCGTCAGGTGATTCTGGAAGCCAAGATTATCAAGGTGCAACTGAATAGAAACTCGCAACAAGGGATTAACTGGGCGGCGGTCAGAAACATTCGCGGCCGCGATTACACCTTTGGTAACGTCAACGGTAATACCACCCTGGGAGAAACCGGTACCCTGACCAACGGCACGCTGACCAGCACCGTACCTGGCGCTTTGAGTAACAGTGACCCGGTGTCGATAGGCGGCTCAATGTTTGCGTTAGCGGTACAAGGCAAAAACTTTTCTGCGCTGCTTAACTTTCTCGAAACGCAGGGTAATGTAGAAGTCCTGTCCAGTCCGCGCATTGCCACCATCAACAACCAGAAGGCGGTACTCAAGGTGGGGAATGATGCGTTCTATGTGACCAATGTGCGTACCAATGTCACCACCACCACGGGTGGTGCCGTAGTGACGCCAGATATTCAGCTGCAACCGTATTTTTCTGGTATTTCACTGGATGTGACACCGCAAATTGACAAGGACGACAACATTATTCTGCACGTCCATCCGTTTATCAGTGAAGTCACCCAGGTCAACCGTACTGTGAGTTTGTCCAGTGCCAACGGTGGCACCTACACGATTCCAACGGCCTCCTCCAACATCAATGAAACCGATAGCATCGTGCGTACCCGCGATGGCAGTGTGATTGCGATCGGCGGGCTGATGTCAGAGTCCGTGGATAATACACGTACAAAAGTACCTGGTTTGGGCGATGTCAAATTTTTGGGTAACCTGTTCCGCCAGAAAGACCAAAGCTCCACCAAAACAGAACTGGTCATTCTGCTCAAATCCACCGTGGTCCGCAGTGGCGATAACTGGGCGCAAGATATGCTCGACAGCCAGGACCGGGTAGAAAAACTCAAGTCAGACAACGCATTTTAG
- the gspM gene encoding type II secretion system protein GspM has product MRSEKLQAISDKWQAFSMRERWMLFGTGLFAVVGLMDTFLLEPQRVQLASTQQEILKIQNDTTTLTEQLTKIAAQAAPQPATQALQHEIEETRQKMASQTEELLKVSAFMVSPQAMVDMLKKLLEKHTDVQVIEIQSLPVVDFIETQRKRLQAQTASGADSTAASDEVWKNVPHVYQHAVKVHLKGQYFALMAYSKSLKAIGRKLAWENAELKGGYPESELIFQVYTLSGENAWLGI; this is encoded by the coding sequence ATGCGATCTGAAAAACTACAGGCAATCAGCGATAAATGGCAAGCGTTCTCGATGCGCGAACGCTGGATGCTGTTTGGCACCGGATTGTTTGCCGTGGTGGGCCTGATGGATACCTTTTTGCTGGAGCCACAGCGGGTGCAACTGGCCAGCACCCAGCAGGAAATCCTCAAAATACAAAACGATACGACCACCCTGACCGAGCAGCTGACCAAGATTGCTGCCCAGGCGGCGCCACAGCCCGCCACGCAGGCGCTTCAGCATGAGATTGAAGAAACCAGGCAAAAAATGGCCAGCCAGACAGAGGAATTACTCAAGGTGTCTGCATTTATGGTTTCGCCACAAGCCATGGTGGATATGTTGAAGAAACTGCTGGAAAAACATACCGATGTGCAAGTGATCGAGATACAGTCCTTGCCCGTGGTGGATTTTATCGAAACGCAAAGAAAGCGATTACAGGCACAAACCGCATCAGGGGCTGATTCTACTGCGGCCTCGGACGAGGTCTGGAAGAATGTGCCGCATGTCTATCAGCATGCTGTGAAAGTCCATTTAAAAGGGCAGTATTTTGCGTTGATGGCGTATAGCAAGTCACTGAAAGCGATCGGCCGTAAACTGGCATGGGAAAATGCCGAGCTTAAAGGCGGCTACCCAGAAAGCGAATTGATTTTTCAAGTGTATACCCTGAGTGGGGAAAACGCCTGGTTGGGGATATAG
- a CDS encoding PilN domain-containing protein, which produces MSQQINLYEGGGVKAKEWFTLPMVVAVYLLAAVVMYFFYTGLADENAQLQVQRNQAVAQYEMMQKKVEEFSKKAAPIDNSKLEAELKALKGRLEMQSQILAIFQQSISEQSAHLIDYLRAFTGQQQPGVWLTGFKVEPAVQHLSLTGQALQSQDIPAYLDLLSSQSVFAGTEFSGIQFKQVELHKPQSRTSANPASPASTPTPDPVAAAPAGKEGAGADPAAVPAASTPAPSAPGSPAAAEVPGLKVYTFEVKGRDTQATNKLVNGMSWDEFVRQTVPPQPGNQSGRQ; this is translated from the coding sequence ATGAGTCAGCAGATTAACCTGTATGAAGGTGGAGGCGTCAAGGCCAAAGAGTGGTTCACGCTGCCTATGGTGGTAGCAGTGTACCTGCTGGCCGCAGTGGTGATGTATTTCTTCTACACCGGCCTCGCAGATGAAAATGCGCAGCTACAGGTGCAACGTAACCAGGCCGTTGCGCAGTACGAAATGATGCAGAAGAAAGTGGAAGAGTTCTCGAAAAAAGCCGCGCCAATCGATAACAGCAAGCTCGAGGCAGAATTAAAAGCGCTCAAGGGGCGTTTGGAAATGCAGTCGCAAATTCTGGCTATTTTTCAGCAGTCGATTTCAGAGCAGTCTGCTCATTTGATCGACTATTTACGGGCATTTACAGGGCAGCAGCAACCTGGTGTCTGGTTGACCGGGTTCAAGGTCGAGCCTGCCGTCCAGCATCTGTCACTCACCGGCCAGGCCTTGCAATCACAAGATATTCCGGCTTATCTGGATTTACTCTCCAGCCAGTCTGTCTTTGCAGGCACCGAGTTTTCCGGCATACAGTTTAAGCAAGTCGAGTTGCACAAACCGCAGTCACGCACCAGCGCTAACCCTGCAAGCCCGGCATCAACCCCGACGCCAGATCCGGTAGCGGCTGCGCCTGCTGGTAAAGAGGGTGCGGGAGCCGATCCAGCCGCTGTGCCAGCTGCTTCAACACCTGCGCCGTCAGCCCCTGGCAGCCCGGCAGCCGCTGAAGTGCCTGGACTCAAAGTGTATACATTTGAAGTCAAGGGGCGTGATACGCAAGCCACGAACAAATTGGTTAATGGCATGAGTTGGGACGAATTTGTGCGCCAGACGGTGCCACCTCAGCCCGGCAACCAGAGCGGGAGACAGTAA
- a CDS encoding DUF6701 domain-containing protein produces MTVFRWKHATVIWLLCLVSLFSAEATKAATVTLNANGGSDSSNGLKIFINDNSQIQVQRLNSSGQLYQPDRTPANSRLDNGIYIRGNNTIYGPDHFAYNAPGSYTAQAMTAVTPANASAGNAQTTRSQFTVPANNIGGGPQITIDWSYTYPYDFVTAKVTINIPLLYPVSSSNPVRYYHVVDTYLGGSDCGCGVRYVDTNGKQVAGTYPYAGSCSSGSGNTNVQCPSSTSLPANLDVVESFRERDGKFGRYCVGNYQTFWSNDNSVACAIAKTGQLGNTVNTTLTDTGAAIEYDFTSPGTYTFSYDFVVGSTLVPDYDHLEIRHPGSSSLCPVDIQVMACLVSTMPCPDNQLINSGSLTGTLTISPNSPTVTVTPDAQFDVGSDRTIDTITLQGSAAATYTLGATGLSKGPMNGIKCWNTANNSQSCSFTMTNTACVNTFECMESAPIKYNNLKADSSKRNPLYTKVLGQSFDVEVVAVLANGEQSNGYNSSGLKVDLVTDSNNTCSTNIIATKSVSFMASDGGHKTVTFNASDVKQAYTKVRCQVSDAGQNKSGCSSDNFAIRPQSFTVSTTNTSLSSTTPSPTYTYKLKAGTDSFNLTAVTGESGYNGTPSIDTSKVYQHDGVVTMGQISYDPITPNKFPAASSGTSSSDSFKYSEVGFFQFAAQGVYDDTFTAVDKANGDCDNGGFDNTGTGTPKKYGCNFGNTAASSFFGRFIPNKFVITTGGSKQACSTFVYYNQDTSTKAGLEIPFTITAQNGYGATTTYYTGTGPSSYAKFNNPSAWANFNFSTNPPLVGGTLSQSVHSPALQGGWSGGKAAMTARFNVTRPASPIAEQTFSVTTRVQDSDGVATDPATITLSSATYRYGRVAITPAHGSELLPLIVPVEVQYWGGGGYRRSSDDTCTSFPLNTIAMKNYRGNLNACETVLSVNSAMNNGVMSLRLSAPGVSGTTPNTGSVDLDLNFGSAGGDRTCTSSVQSNAADGTDGLGGWFGADPSARATFGIYKAPIIYMRENF; encoded by the coding sequence ATGACCGTGTTTAGATGGAAGCATGCAACAGTGATATGGCTTTTGTGTCTGGTCAGCTTGTTTTCTGCTGAAGCGACAAAAGCGGCAACCGTTACTTTAAACGCCAACGGCGGTTCTGACTCTTCAAATGGGTTGAAAATCTTCATCAATGATAACTCCCAAATTCAGGTACAAAGGCTCAATAGTAGCGGCCAGCTTTATCAACCTGATCGAACGCCAGCTAATAGTCGGTTAGATAACGGGATTTATATTCGTGGCAATAATACTATTTATGGCCCTGATCACTTTGCCTACAACGCGCCAGGAAGCTATACAGCGCAAGCAATGACAGCGGTGACGCCAGCTAACGCATCCGCTGGAAATGCGCAGACAACCCGTTCGCAGTTCACTGTTCCTGCGAACAATATCGGCGGCGGTCCACAAATCACTATCGATTGGAGTTATACCTATCCCTATGACTTTGTGACTGCAAAGGTCACGATTAATATTCCTTTGTTGTATCCAGTCAGCTCCAGTAATCCAGTGCGTTATTATCATGTGGTGGATACCTATTTGGGTGGCTCTGACTGTGGATGTGGTGTTCGTTACGTCGATACCAACGGCAAACAGGTCGCCGGGACTTATCCTTATGCAGGTAGCTGCTCTTCAGGAAGTGGAAATACGAATGTTCAGTGCCCTTCTAGTACAAGTTTGCCTGCCAACCTGGATGTGGTTGAGAGTTTCAGGGAGCGGGATGGGAAATTTGGCCGTTATTGCGTAGGCAATTACCAAACATTCTGGTCCAATGACAATTCCGTCGCCTGTGCGATCGCCAAAACAGGCCAATTGGGGAATACAGTCAATACCACTTTAACAGACACAGGCGCTGCGATTGAATACGACTTTACATCGCCTGGAACATACACATTCAGCTATGACTTTGTGGTTGGCTCAACCCTGGTGCCTGATTATGATCACCTGGAAATACGCCACCCTGGCAGTTCCTCTTTATGTCCGGTCGATATTCAGGTCATGGCTTGTTTGGTTTCTACCATGCCTTGTCCGGATAACCAGTTAATCAATTCAGGTAGCCTTACGGGGACGCTGACCATTTCTCCCAACTCTCCAACCGTCACGGTGACACCGGACGCCCAGTTCGACGTTGGGAGTGACCGCACCATTGACACCATTACCTTACAAGGTAGCGCTGCAGCTACTTATACCTTGGGAGCGACGGGCCTCAGCAAAGGGCCGATGAATGGCATCAAGTGCTGGAACACGGCAAATAATTCGCAAAGTTGTAGTTTTACCATGACGAACACGGCGTGTGTGAATACGTTTGAGTGTATGGAAAGTGCCCCCATTAAATATAACAACCTAAAAGCTGACTCATCTAAGCGTAACCCACTCTACACCAAGGTGCTTGGTCAGTCTTTTGATGTTGAGGTGGTTGCCGTACTTGCCAATGGTGAACAGTCCAACGGCTACAATTCGTCTGGTTTAAAAGTTGATTTGGTCACCGATAGTAATAACACCTGCAGTACGAACATCATCGCGACCAAGTCTGTTAGCTTCATGGCTTCGGATGGCGGGCATAAAACAGTGACATTCAACGCCTCAGATGTGAAGCAAGCATATACCAAGGTGCGTTGTCAGGTGAGTGACGCCGGTCAGAACAAATCGGGTTGTTCTTCTGATAACTTTGCCATTCGGCCGCAGTCCTTTACAGTTTCAACTACCAACACAAGCCTCTCGTCTACTACCCCCTCGCCGACCTATACTTACAAGCTTAAGGCAGGCACAGATAGTTTTAACTTAACAGCTGTGACTGGTGAAAGCGGCTATAACGGAACACCTTCTATAGATACGTCAAAAGTCTATCAGCATGATGGTGTAGTGACGATGGGGCAGATTAGCTATGACCCTATAACTCCTAACAAATTTCCTGCGGCCAGTAGTGGCACCAGTAGCAGTGATAGTTTTAAGTACAGTGAGGTTGGCTTTTTTCAATTTGCAGCCCAAGGGGTCTATGACGATACTTTTACCGCTGTAGATAAAGCTAATGGAGATTGTGATAATGGCGGATTTGATAATACGGGCACGGGTACCCCCAAGAAATATGGCTGCAATTTTGGCAATACCGCTGCAAGTAGTTTTTTTGGTAGATTCATTCCGAATAAGTTTGTGATCACTACAGGGGGGAGCAAGCAAGCTTGTAGTACTTTTGTCTACTATAATCAGGATACCAGCACCAAAGCTGGTTTGGAGATACCATTTACCATTACTGCCCAGAATGGGTATGGGGCGACCACGACATATTACACAGGCACGGGACCCAGCAGTTATGCCAAGTTCAATAATCCAAGTGCTTGGGCAAACTTTAATTTCTCAACTAATCCTCCGCTGGTAGGTGGGACATTAAGTCAAAGTGTCCATAGTCCTGCGCTACAGGGGGGGTGGTCTGGCGGGAAAGCGGCGATGACCGCAAGATTTAACGTGACACGTCCTGCAAGCCCTATTGCAGAGCAAACCTTTTCGGTGACGACGCGCGTACAGGATTCCGATGGCGTTGCAACCGATCCTGCCACGATTACTTTATCAAGTGCCACCTACCGTTATGGACGAGTTGCCATTACGCCTGCGCATGGCTCTGAGTTATTGCCGTTGATTGTTCCCGTTGAAGTGCAGTACTGGGGTGGCGGTGGGTATCGCCGCAGTTCAGACGATACGTGCACCAGCTTTCCACTGAATACCATCGCCATGAAAAACTACAGAGGCAATCTTAATGCCTGTGAAACCGTGTTGAGCGTGAACAGTGCCATGAATAATGGGGTTATGAGTTTGCGCTTGAGCGCTCCGGGCGTGTCGGGCACAACACCCAATACAGGGAGTGTAGATCTGGATCTCAATTTTGGCAGTGCCGGCGGAGATCGTACTTGTACCAGTAGTGTTCAGTCTAACGCCGCTGACGGGACAGATGGTTTGGGGGGATGGTTTGGCGCAGACCCTAGTGCGCGCGCCACCTTCGGTATTTATAAGGCACCTATCATATACATGCGCGAGAACTTTTAG
- a CDS encoding prepilin-type N-terminal cleavage/methylation domain-containing protein: MRREFNQPKSAVSGFTLVELVIVIVVMAILGGISVTFIKNSVLAYVNSEAYYELADRADISLRRMSRDIRNALPNSVWVAADNSYVEFVPIKAGGRYQQDTLDFVSANDTFNVLGDPVPSVVAGDQLVIYNLGILAADVYAGDTIRSLTSTGTNLSTLTFSGSAFPLPSPGSRFYVVNGAVFYVCDLANRRLLMYSNYAIPSAHPSNFAGLTPSIVAQDVTGCSFTYTEGVMQHSGVVIAQLELSKNGGVVRLVNLINVVNSP, from the coding sequence ATGCGCCGAGAATTTAACCAACCCAAATCTGCTGTATCAGGCTTCACCTTGGTGGAGTTGGTCATTGTTATTGTGGTGATGGCAATTCTGGGTGGCATTTCTGTCACCTTTATCAAAAATTCCGTTTTAGCTTATGTGAATTCCGAGGCTTATTATGAGCTCGCCGATCGCGCCGATATCTCATTGCGCCGTATGTCACGCGATATCCGCAATGCTTTGCCCAATAGCGTCTGGGTGGCCGCTGATAATTCCTATGTAGAGTTTGTGCCGATCAAAGCTGGCGGCCGCTACCAGCAGGATACGCTGGATTTTGTCAGTGCGAATGACACTTTTAACGTACTTGGCGACCCGGTGCCTTCAGTGGTTGCGGGTGATCAGCTAGTCATTTATAACCTTGGCATCCTAGCGGCGGATGTGTATGCAGGTGATACGATTCGCTCCCTAACCAGCACAGGCACTAATCTCAGCACGCTTACATTTAGCGGTTCCGCCTTTCCATTGCCTTCTCCAGGGAGCCGTTTTTATGTGGTGAACGGGGCCGTGTTCTATGTATGCGATTTAGCCAACCGCCGCCTATTGATGTATTCAAATTACGCGATTCCCTCTGCACATCCTTCAAACTTTGCCGGACTCACCCCAAGTATCGTGGCGCAAGATGTCACAGGGTGCAGTTTTACTTATACAGAAGGCGTCATGCAGCATAGCGGCGTGGTAATAGCACAGCTAGAGCTCAGTAAAAATGGTGGCGTTGTACGCCTGGTTAACCTGATTAATGTGGTGAATTCGCCATGA
- a CDS encoding type II secretion system protein, which translates to MRLQAGFSLVEMVVFMVIVTTAIAGVIGALSFMGRHSADPLARKQAIAIAESLMQEIQQMPFTFCDPDDTNASTATSYADCTNPQNASLNGPTPSTESRYSATDPFDNVADYGGFAMPGGGCAGICRIGNATALPGLNPYAASVTITQAGGSGAFAALPADAVLQIVITVTGPADTTVRLTGYRVRYAPRI; encoded by the coding sequence ATGCGCTTGCAAGCAGGTTTTTCATTGGTGGAGATGGTGGTGTTTATGGTGATTGTCACCACCGCCATCGCCGGTGTTATCGGTGCGCTCTCATTTATGGGACGTCATTCTGCAGATCCGCTGGCGCGTAAGCAAGCAATCGCCATTGCTGAATCCCTGATGCAAGAAATTCAACAAATGCCTTTTACATTCTGTGACCCGGATGACACGAATGCCTCTACGGCGACGAGTTATGCAGATTGTACCAATCCACAAAACGCGAGTTTAAACGGGCCTACGCCCTCTACTGAAAGCCGTTACAGCGCGACCGATCCCTTTGATAATGTGGCCGATTATGGTGGATTTGCCATGCCCGGTGGTGGGTGTGCCGGCATTTGCCGCATTGGTAACGCGACGGCGTTACCGGGCTTAAATCCTTACGCGGCATCCGTTACAATTACTCAGGCGGGCGGGAGCGGCGCTTTTGCTGCGCTGCCAGCCGATGCGGTGTTACAGATTGTGATTACGGTGACAGGTCCAGCCGACACGACAGTCCGGCTGACTGGATACAGGGTTCGTTATGCGCCGAGAATTTAA